In a single window of the Photobacterium profundum SS9 genome:
- the agaR gene encoding transcriptional repressor AgaR — protein sequence MTSVERRQKIMIHIRQHGSSKVDHFVDLFNVSAVTIRHDLNLLEKEGCVFRCYGGASLNPNFAFDQPLYRKDQLNRSVKQSIAKAAADLINDGEAVILDSGSTIGLMPQYLTHKQQLVVMTNALNTAYQLSGVENIDLHVVGGSLRRASCSLVGSHGEQQIRSYLFDKLFLGVDGFDLSAGITTPDSNEAQINRAMCEVAHQVIAVTDSSKFGRKSFCMIRAASQIDVLVTDSQIPHATHQALLELGVDVIIADQTVN from the coding sequence ATGACTAGCGTAGAACGCAGACAAAAAATCATGATTCACATTCGCCAACATGGTTCAAGCAAAGTCGACCATTTTGTCGACTTGTTTAATGTCTCTGCAGTCACTATTCGACATGACCTCAATTTACTGGAAAAAGAGGGATGCGTATTCCGTTGTTACGGTGGGGCTAGTCTTAACCCTAACTTCGCCTTTGATCAACCTTTGTACCGTAAAGATCAACTTAATCGCAGTGTTAAACAAAGTATCGCTAAAGCTGCAGCTGATCTTATTAACGATGGTGAAGCGGTTATTTTGGATTCTGGTTCAACCATAGGGTTAATGCCGCAATATCTCACGCACAAGCAACAATTAGTTGTTATGACCAATGCACTCAATACGGCTTATCAGCTCAGTGGCGTTGAAAATATAGATCTACATGTCGTTGGTGGTAGCTTGCGCCGTGCATCGTGTTCACTTGTCGGCTCGCATGGTGAACAACAAATTCGATCCTACCTCTTCGACAAACTTTTCTTAGGAGTTGATGGTTTTGATCTCAGTGCGGGCATCACCACCCCCGATAGCAACGAAGCACAAATTAACCGTGCAATGTGCGAAGTCGCTCACCAAGTTATTGCCGTTACTGATTCAAGTAAATTTGGTCGCAAGAGCTTCTGCATGATTCGAGCGGCTAGCCAAATCGATGTCTTAGTCACCGATAGTCAAATCCCTCACGCGACCCATCAAGCACTGCTTGAGCTGGGTGTTGACGTCATTATCGCAGACCAAACAGTTAACTAG
- a CDS encoding SIS domain-containing protein, translated as MTTFLDYQEKWLEQHNAIHTAREISQQPRLWHELGMILEQQFDDVNAFLSPLTSRSDLRIILTGAGTSAFVGDAAVPFIQAGLNFQVESIPTTNLVSNPEQYLDSSRPTLLVSYARSGNSPESVAAVELVDQFIDESYHLFLTCNSEGALSHFAQYASHAYCMLMPEGTNDKSFAMTSSFSCMLMATLTLLSGDMPKLWRSQIDVTAQLCEDKLSQWSEAIKQLATEPYERLIVLGSGGFSGLAREASLKSLELSAGKVMTTFDSSLGFRHGPKFTINDKALVIQFFSSDEYTRLYDTDLYNEISKDQLALRHIALSESAINGEGAFELGHLGLGDAWLCFPYILFCQMLAFEKSLQLGFGPDNPCPTGEVNRVVQGVTIYPHTK; from the coding sequence ATGACAACATTTTTAGACTACCAAGAGAAATGGCTAGAACAACACAATGCTATTCATACCGCACGTGAAATTAGCCAACAACCAAGGTTATGGCATGAGCTTGGCATGATATTGGAACAGCAATTTGACGATGTGAACGCATTCTTATCTCCTCTCACATCACGCTCTGATTTACGCATTATCTTAACGGGCGCTGGCACATCTGCCTTCGTTGGTGATGCTGCAGTACCTTTCATTCAGGCTGGGCTTAACTTCCAAGTTGAATCGATTCCAACAACAAATTTAGTGTCCAACCCTGAGCAATATTTAGACTCAAGCCGACCAACACTTTTAGTGTCATACGCGCGCTCAGGTAACAGCCCTGAAAGTGTGGCGGCAGTTGAACTTGTTGATCAGTTTATCGACGAAAGCTACCACCTGTTTTTAACCTGCAATAGTGAAGGCGCGCTTTCTCATTTTGCTCAATATGCAAGTCATGCATATTGCATGTTAATGCCTGAAGGCACCAACGATAAAAGCTTTGCAATGACATCCAGCTTTAGCTGCATGTTAATGGCTACACTCACCTTACTGAGTGGTGATATGCCAAAACTGTGGCGCAGCCAAATCGATGTAACCGCTCAGCTCTGTGAAGACAAATTATCTCAATGGTCAGAAGCTATTAAACAACTCGCAACCGAACCTTATGAGCGCTTAATTGTTCTCGGCAGTGGTGGTTTCTCTGGCTTAGCACGTGAAGCCTCTCTGAAATCGCTTGAGCTAAGTGCTGGCAAAGTGATGACGACTTTTGACTCATCACTCGGGTTCCGTCACGGACCTAAATTTACCATCAACGACAAAGCATTGGTGATTCAGTTTTTCTCAAGTGATGAATACACCCGCTTGTACGACACCGACCTCTACAACGAGATCAGCAAAGACCAACTCGCACTGCGCCATATTGCGTTAAGTGAGAGTGCAATCAATGGCGAAGGGGCATTTGAACTTGGTCATCTTGGGCTAGGCGATGCATGGCTCTGTTTCCCATACATCTTGTTCTGCCAAATGTTGGCCTTTGAGAAATCACTCCAGTTAGGTTTTGGCCCTGATAACCCATGCCCAACAGGCGAAGTAAACCGTGTGGTACAAGGCGTCACTATCTATCCACACACAAAATAA
- a CDS encoding YncE family protein: MMLSSKYKPAKQLFLLMLVLLSQSVFGSEKSSSMLFSQKKTQIISANFDAGSISILDRKTGALVKESTIGRDIRRIALTNDGKLLLATDYLNDQVVLLDAKTLQTKQVTAVPSRPFGVVFDALNQQFYVTSFERDKLLVINRQGEITQTLETASTPRGLALTDDGRLLVTHSLSGQVSIYDVTKKPA; this comes from the coding sequence ATGATGTTAAGTAGTAAATATAAGCCTGCAAAGCAACTTTTTCTGTTGATGTTAGTACTGTTGAGTCAATCGGTATTTGGCTCTGAGAAAAGCAGTTCAATGTTGTTTAGTCAGAAAAAAACACAAATTATCAGTGCTAATTTTGATGCCGGAAGTATCAGCATTCTTGACCGAAAAACGGGTGCGTTGGTAAAAGAATCAACCATAGGTCGAGACATTCGACGCATTGCGCTGACCAATGATGGCAAATTGTTATTGGCGACTGATTATTTAAATGATCAGGTTGTTCTTCTTGATGCTAAAACATTACAAACTAAACAAGTAACAGCTGTACCTTCCCGTCCTTTTGGGGTGGTATTTGATGCGTTGAACCAGCAATTTTATGTAACCAGTTTTGAACGCGATAAATTGTTAGTCATTAATCGACAGGGAGAGATCACGCAAACGCTTGAGACTGCATCAACACCTCGTGGCCTTGCTCTGACGGATGATGGTCGCCTGCTGGTGACGCATTCGCTGTCTGGTCAGGTTTCTATTTATGATGTAACCAAGAAACCAGCCTAA
- the agaR gene encoding transcriptional repressor AgaR: MCITESNIKKITAKQRREEILAHIRTHNKGDVNKLAQKYKVSTVTIRNDLNYLEKKGCVTRCYGGALLNDLFTFDQALNDKKKINSNIKARLGAYAASLINHGDTVILDSGSTTEQIAYHLQDKRQLTIMTNGINIAYQLASQPDIDVMVTGGTIRRKSYSLHGSNGEELLTGFRFNKLFIGVDGFDINTGITTPHQGEADINRKMVEAAQTIIALTDSSKFGRQSFCLIARPHQLNILITDSGIPPHYHTELIQMGVDVRIID, from the coding sequence ATGTGCATTACTGAATCTAATATTAAAAAGATAACCGCAAAGCAAAGACGTGAGGAAATACTTGCTCACATTAGAACGCACAACAAAGGAGACGTGAACAAACTTGCTCAAAAATATAAAGTATCAACGGTAACTATTCGTAATGATCTTAATTATTTAGAAAAGAAAGGTTGTGTGACACGCTGTTATGGTGGAGCTTTACTGAATGATCTATTTACCTTTGACCAGGCACTAAATGACAAGAAAAAAATTAATAGCAATATAAAAGCACGTCTTGGTGCCTACGCGGCATCATTAATTAACCATGGTGATACTGTGATCCTCGATTCAGGATCTACAACAGAACAAATTGCTTACCATCTGCAAGACAAACGTCAACTTACAATAATGACAAACGGTATTAATATCGCTTATCAGTTGGCTAGCCAGCCCGATATTGACGTTATGGTCACGGGTGGCACTATACGTAGAAAGTCCTACTCACTCCACGGTAGTAATGGCGAAGAACTACTTACTGGTTTTCGTTTTAATAAACTGTTTATTGGTGTTGACGGATTCGATATCAATACTGGTATCACAACGCCTCATCAAGGCGAAGCCGACATAAACCGAAAAATGGTTGAAGCCGCTCAAACAATTATTGCCTTAACTGACTCTTCTAAATTTGGCCGTCAAAGCTTTTGCTTAATCGCTCGTCCACATCAGCTCAACATACTGATCACCGACAGTGGTATTCCACCACATTATCACACTGAGCTTATCCAAATGGGTGTTGATGTTCGCATCATCGATTAA
- a CDS encoding D-tagatose-bisphosphate aldolase, class II, non-catalytic subunit: MKSLLSLIQKHKQGQATGIYSVCSAHPLVIEAALKQAAKDKQLVLIEATSNQVNQFGGYTGMTPKDFTERVFKLADQLSFPVKNIVLGGDHLGPNCWQNLSAEDAMKLSEQMVHDYVTAGFKKIHLDCSMPCADDTTPLSEDIMAERAAKLCLAAEQAFQAIDGEAPVYVIGTEVPTPGGALESLDEGVEVTKPEEAITTLNAHHQAFSDFGLGYVWPRVIGLVVQPGVEFDHHSIHHYQRQAAKPLGKMIEKQPYLVFEAHSTDYQNPAAYQQLVEDHFAILKVGPALTFALREALFGLDRAEKEWLGTHHASHLRETIEQIMHEQPDYWRSHYLSKGHQQFLDCNYSLSDRIRYYWTHPDVQAAQQALFEHLTANPLPVTLLSQYLPNQAKAITQQLIDNTPADIVIHKIMEVTNVYSNACYVNNVASKETI, from the coding sequence ATGAAATCGTTACTTTCATTAATACAGAAACATAAACAAGGACAAGCGACTGGAATTTATTCGGTATGTTCTGCTCACCCTTTGGTTATTGAAGCAGCACTAAAACAAGCCGCGAAAGACAAGCAACTGGTACTGATCGAAGCGACATCAAATCAGGTAAATCAATTTGGTGGCTACACAGGAATGACACCAAAAGACTTTACTGAGCGTGTATTCAAACTTGCAGATCAACTGAGCTTTCCGGTTAAAAATATTGTGCTAGGAGGCGACCACTTGGGCCCTAACTGCTGGCAAAACCTTTCAGCAGAAGATGCAATGAAATTATCGGAACAAATGGTCCACGACTATGTCACCGCGGGCTTTAAGAAAATTCATCTTGATTGCTCAATGCCATGCGCTGACGACACTACGCCGTTAAGCGAAGATATTATGGCAGAGCGTGCTGCAAAACTCTGTTTAGCAGCCGAACAAGCATTTCAAGCAATAGATGGGGAAGCACCTGTTTATGTTATTGGTACAGAGGTTCCAACACCAGGCGGAGCGCTGGAGTCGTTAGACGAAGGTGTTGAAGTTACTAAGCCAGAAGAAGCCATCACCACTTTGAATGCTCACCATCAAGCCTTTAGTGACTTTGGACTTGGTTATGTTTGGCCTCGCGTTATTGGCCTTGTTGTTCAACCAGGGGTTGAGTTTGATCACCACTCTATCCATCACTACCAACGCCAAGCAGCCAAACCGCTCGGTAAAATGATTGAAAAACAGCCTTACCTTGTGTTTGAGGCACACTCGACGGATTACCAAAACCCAGCGGCTTACCAACAATTAGTTGAAGACCATTTTGCCATCTTAAAAGTCGGCCCTGCCCTCACATTTGCTCTTCGTGAAGCCCTATTCGGTTTAGACCGTGCAGAGAAAGAATGGCTAGGCACTCACCACGCTTCCCACTTACGCGAAACCATCGAACAAATCATGCACGAACAACCAGATTACTGGCGTTCACATTACCTAAGTAAAGGCCACCAACAATTCCTTGATTGCAACTATAGCTTAAGCGATCGCATTCGTTACTACTGGACACATCCAGACGTGCAAGCCGCACAACAAGCGTTGTTTGAACACTTAACAGCAAACCCACTACCTGTCACGTTGCTTAGCCAGTACTTACCGAATCAAGCTAAAGCGATTACCCAACAACTTATTGACAATACGCCAGCTGACATCGTCATTCACAAGATAATGGAAGTGACAAACGTCTATTCCAACGCTTGTTATGTCAACAACGTGGCGAGCAAGGAGACCATCTGA
- a CDS encoding phospholipase D family protein: protein MSVFQRINITMFLVAILTGCASLPEEVNHPNEPVAMSLTSTLSELSDIYRLQQPTQETSAVLLQDTGWDALAQRLALIETAEHSIDIQYYIWNSDASGHYLANRLIAAADRGVKVRVMLDDINLNEREDLLVALDSHHQIEIRIFNPIPTRRGVTKWLNFLGDFSRLNRRMHNKSFTVDGAFSIVGGRNIGDEYFDLSDKINFRDRDVLVMGSVVTDIQASFGEYWDSRWSYPVDLLGGEASSDMPVFGEVAAPRYMNYPVLPEGNKTANRFLKELMGEMTWVQARFVSDRPVPVDEDNTSELKATARVLAELARESEQEILLESAYLIFDDRQLEEVQELTSNGVQIKALTNSMASNDLTTNHSGYAGRRQDMLEHGIQLFELKPETSLCEESTRDVSKCAPTIAYGLHAKSAVFDRRVASIGSFNFNLRSTYLNTESILVIENQSVAESLADDIDQAMNEDNSWRLKLQEGEVRWYSGQKSWESEPETGRWERFQSRFLQLLPIEKYL, encoded by the coding sequence ATGTCTGTGTTCCAACGTATTAATATAACGATGTTTTTAGTCGCTATTCTCACTGGGTGCGCATCACTTCCCGAAGAGGTTAATCATCCTAATGAGCCTGTAGCCATGTCACTAACGAGTACATTATCCGAATTGAGTGACATTTATCGGCTTCAACAGCCTACACAAGAAACGAGTGCGGTTCTGCTGCAAGATACTGGCTGGGACGCATTGGCTCAGCGGTTGGCATTAATCGAAACCGCCGAACACAGCATTGATATCCAGTATTACATATGGAATTCAGATGCGTCGGGTCACTACCTAGCAAACCGTTTGATAGCAGCTGCCGATCGTGGCGTTAAAGTCCGTGTAATGTTGGATGATATCAATCTTAATGAACGAGAGGATCTACTAGTAGCTCTTGATTCTCACCATCAAATAGAGATCCGCATATTTAATCCTATCCCAACTCGTCGTGGTGTCACAAAGTGGCTAAATTTCTTAGGTGATTTTTCTCGTCTAAACCGCCGCATGCACAATAAATCATTTACCGTTGATGGTGCTTTTTCCATTGTTGGTGGGCGTAATATCGGTGATGAATATTTTGATCTTTCTGATAAAATCAATTTTCGTGACCGCGATGTATTGGTAATGGGCTCGGTAGTTACCGATATCCAAGCTAGTTTTGGAGAATACTGGGACAGCCGTTGGTCTTACCCAGTTGATTTACTGGGAGGTGAAGCCTCATCAGATATGCCAGTGTTTGGTGAGGTGGCTGCTCCTCGTTATATGAATTATCCCGTCTTGCCAGAAGGAAATAAAACAGCAAATCGATTCTTAAAAGAGTTGATGGGCGAGATGACTTGGGTTCAAGCTCGTTTTGTTTCTGACCGACCAGTACCAGTCGATGAAGATAACACCAGTGAACTGAAGGCGACTGCCAGAGTATTGGCTGAATTAGCTCGTGAATCTGAGCAAGAAATATTATTGGAATCTGCATATCTCATATTTGATGATCGTCAATTAGAAGAGGTGCAGGAATTGACCAGCAATGGAGTTCAGATAAAAGCATTGACTAATTCAATGGCTTCGAATGACCTAACGACTAACCACTCTGGCTACGCAGGTCGACGTCAGGATATGCTTGAACACGGCATACAGTTGTTTGAGTTGAAACCAGAGACGAGTTTATGTGAAGAGTCTACTCGAGACGTATCCAAATGCGCACCGACAATAGCTTATGGCCTTCATGCAAAGTCTGCTGTTTTTGATAGACGTGTGGCTAGTATCGGCTCTTTTAACTTCAATTTACGTTCAACCTACCTCAATACTGAGTCTATTCTAGTCATTGAAAATCAAAGTGTTGCTGAAAGTCTTGCTGATGATATAGATCAGGCGATGAACGAGGATAATAGCTGGCGTTTGAAGTTACAAGAAGGCGAAGTCCGTTGGTATTCTGGTCAAAAAAGTTGGGAAAGCGAACCAGAGACAGGTCGATGGGAGCGATTTCAATCACGTTTCTTACAGTTACTGCCAATAGAGAAGTATTTGTGA
- a CDS encoding NAD(P)/FAD-dependent oxidoreductase, with product MSHLEKKHIAVLGAGPAGLMAAWELVEAGYQVTILDRDDHVGGMCATQTFKGEHGDYRFDFGGHRFITKNPKLLSFVDELMGDDLLFAQRKSVIRYRGRIYQYPLALVDLIKNAPLPLLVGGAIDLGKQLFKPKPQDQSTVSFAQWIESRFGTTLYKNFFEGYTAKLWGIDPATLSGDWASQRISLMDLKDVARRLLPGRRSSVRTYARQYRYPKLGFGQLYTRLAEELEKKGVEIVLNSDVCGVKVNADNQIEAIEYQHEDTVKTLVCDQVISTLPLSLMCKLTGFDSELTFRSLRFLNIPMEVENVSDNTWQYLSDPEILGTRLQEPKRRSSFMSPEGRTSVMIEIPCDKGDDVWNMQGDQLQQRVLKDLETLGVDPKHATKEYFTSYTEHAYPLMDMTYQAKREKAITHLSQFDNLIMTGRQGTFRYIFTDTAMEMGMMAAESVIDGVDRRREIFDFRNEKTVIEVQSVA from the coding sequence ATGAGTCATTTAGAAAAAAAGCATATTGCCGTACTCGGTGCAGGACCAGCAGGTTTAATGGCTGCGTGGGAATTAGTGGAAGCAGGGTATCAAGTTACCATTCTTGATCGTGATGATCATGTTGGTGGAATGTGTGCGACTCAGACATTTAAGGGTGAGCATGGTGACTATCGCTTTGATTTCGGCGGGCACCGCTTCATAACAAAGAATCCTAAATTGCTATCGTTTGTTGATGAACTAATGGGTGACGATTTACTTTTTGCACAACGTAAAAGTGTGATTCGTTACCGTGGACGCATTTACCAGTACCCGCTTGCCTTAGTTGATTTAATTAAAAATGCACCGTTACCTTTGTTGGTTGGCGGTGCTATTGATCTGGGCAAACAATTATTCAAACCGAAGCCACAAGATCAATCAACCGTTAGCTTTGCACAATGGATAGAAAGTCGCTTTGGTACTACGTTGTATAAAAACTTTTTTGAAGGCTATACCGCCAAGCTATGGGGGATCGATCCGGCGACATTATCAGGTGATTGGGCATCTCAACGAATCAGTCTAATGGATTTAAAAGACGTTGCTCGCCGTTTATTACCGGGGCGTCGTTCGTCGGTACGTACATATGCTCGCCAGTATCGTTACCCAAAACTGGGATTTGGACAACTATATACACGCTTAGCAGAAGAGTTAGAAAAAAAAGGGGTTGAGATTGTTCTAAATAGCGATGTTTGTGGCGTAAAAGTGAATGCAGATAACCAGATAGAAGCCATTGAATATCAACATGAAGATACGGTGAAAACGCTGGTGTGTGATCAGGTTATATCGACACTGCCATTGTCGCTGATGTGTAAGCTAACAGGCTTCGACAGCGAGTTGACGTTCAGATCATTGCGCTTTCTTAATATTCCGATGGAGGTTGAGAATGTCTCTGATAATACATGGCAGTATTTGTCTGATCCGGAAATCTTGGGCACACGACTACAAGAGCCTAAACGTCGCTCATCTTTCATGTCTCCTGAAGGACGCACTTCCGTCATGATTGAAATCCCATGTGATAAAGGTGATGACGTGTGGAATATGCAGGGTGATCAGTTGCAGCAGCGAGTATTGAAGGATCTTGAAACACTGGGTGTCGATCCTAAGCATGCAACGAAGGAATATTTCACCTCTTACACCGAGCATGCCTACCCATTAATGGACATGACTTATCAAGCTAAACGCGAAAAGGCTATTACTCATTTGTCGCAGTTTGACAACTTGATCATGACTGGTCGTCAGGGAACGTTCCGTTATATCTTCACCGATACAGCAATGGAAATGGGCATGATGGCTGCTGAATCGGTAATTGATGGCGTTGACCGACGACGAGAGATTTTTGATTTTCGTAATGAAAAGACCGTGATTGAAGTGCAAAGCGTGGCATAA
- a CDS encoding FTR1 family iron permease has product MLPSFLITLREGLEAFLLVGIALSYLAKLNARHYNKYIYLGAFVGLLLSLAVAVVFQVVVDQFSNELYRNYLMAGILIFATIVLTYMAIWMQRQAKNQVAQMQKELTDMVSTGNLWGLILLSTLAVLREGFETILFFSALMYSSMGEFSTQDALIGAIAGLVCALLLVWVMLKGTRNVPLRSFFRWTSLFIIIIAAGLLSSAINMLQAAHILPILHAQLFDISHILDDRGVFGTFLRALFGYNSSPGLLQLAVWGGYMSTFTFFWHRGYKQA; this is encoded by the coding sequence ATGTTACCCAGTTTTTTAATTACCCTTCGCGAAGGGTTAGAGGCATTTCTATTAGTCGGTATCGCTTTGTCGTACCTAGCAAAATTAAATGCACGACATTATAACAAGTACATTTATTTAGGGGCATTTGTTGGGCTACTGCTTTCTTTAGCTGTTGCTGTAGTGTTCCAAGTTGTTGTTGATCAGTTTAGTAACGAGCTATACCGTAACTATTTGATGGCTGGCATTTTGATTTTTGCCACCATCGTATTGACGTATATGGCGATTTGGATGCAGCGCCAAGCAAAAAACCAAGTAGCTCAAATGCAAAAAGAGCTAACAGATATGGTCAGTACCGGTAATTTATGGGGATTGATCTTACTATCAACGTTAGCAGTATTGCGTGAAGGCTTTGAAACTATTCTATTTTTCTCTGCATTAATGTATTCAAGCATGGGAGAATTCAGCACTCAAGATGCACTTATCGGGGCTATTGCTGGGCTAGTGTGCGCATTGTTATTGGTATGGGTAATGCTAAAAGGTACCCGTAATGTACCGTTACGCTCGTTTTTCCGCTGGACAAGCTTATTCATCATTATCATTGCTGCAGGTCTATTGTCATCGGCGATCAACATGCTGCAAGCCGCTCATATACTTCCTATTCTTCACGCCCAGCTTTTTGATATTTCACACATCTTAGATGACCGTGGTGTATTTGGTACTTTCTTACGAGCACTATTTGGTTATAACTCTTCACCTGGTTTACTACAGCTAGCTGTGTGGGGCGGTTACATGTCCACTTTCACCTTTTTCTGGCACCGAGGTTACAAACAAGCATGA
- a CDS encoding multiheme c-type cytochrome → MTKTIQLVDSEADSVKTNPQGKPRLLDNIVISPDGTQAWLPHVLWSFGHDFQFQSTVFPTISLLDLTAGDEHEIIDERKQLFKQINIIESGNRVRIVSNPHDGAFTDDGKKVIFTLAGSEDLMVFDLSRQGKKNKKRHRRKKFQGGVKATQIYRNVPGNNPRGLLINGRELYVQNAMSLDIAKFDTGAVGPFAKVKLTQANFAELVKADPLPKQLREGKTLFNSANMADSPNFPMAGDFWMSCNSCHLDGFNFTNRQLMEDGKKDRFSNALTGHVDVRKMIAGDVIGAYIDIIQKTQGGMGGDPREDALPLISVESPPLEAAKMMSALNEYVRAPENLPYLSTWLRLDDKKRYTHPDEWVNSAECADCHTTIYDQWADSNHGMNMDHPYYRFQEDVAAQSEGEEFRVLCRGCHAPQMVINNDTKALSGFGDMYSKGGQDLKEAFAHGKSVSERGTGCVFCHRVTKAENAGGNTDMTVNIKDRESYVFEDAKNSMLKWLSEKQINALPAKHKASYSNPELYQSSLYCATCHNEFTTGQGANINDNFGEWLASPFNAPDDPKKNKTCIDCHMTQDVTDFDNRVGGQSTNDGPVKSNLRSHHLVGGNYYFTGMRNPEHKKMSIDILKTALTLSVNKEGNQFVANVTNVNSGHDMPGGARRQVWLEVIATDVNGKIVYTSGVMKDGYIPKDARKFIKVGVDKDGKPVGLRFWRYVKIGKDTRIKSGETRSERFELPQDLQYPITVSTRVLYQVFAKGLTEKVRNAYPDENIPDPEVIELEKVVKTYNQN, encoded by the coding sequence TTGACTAAAACAATTCAATTAGTGGATAGTGAGGCCGACTCGGTTAAAACAAACCCTCAGGGCAAACCTCGTTTACTGGATAACATTGTAATTTCTCCTGACGGTACTCAGGCTTGGTTACCTCATGTCTTGTGGTCGTTTGGGCATGATTTTCAGTTTCAGTCGACAGTCTTTCCAACGATTTCTCTTTTAGACCTAACGGCTGGCGATGAACATGAAATCATTGATGAGCGTAAGCAGTTATTTAAGCAAATTAATATAATAGAAAGTGGCAATCGGGTACGAATTGTCTCTAACCCGCATGATGGTGCCTTTACCGATGATGGTAAAAAGGTCATTTTCACCCTTGCTGGCTCAGAAGACCTGATGGTGTTTGATTTATCGCGCCAAGGCAAGAAGAACAAAAAACGCCACCGTCGTAAGAAGTTTCAAGGTGGGGTTAAAGCGACTCAAATATACCGTAATGTTCCCGGCAATAACCCAAGAGGTCTATTGATTAATGGACGAGAGCTTTATGTACAAAATGCGATGTCATTAGACATTGCTAAGTTTGATACTGGGGCTGTGGGTCCATTTGCCAAGGTTAAATTAACGCAAGCCAATTTTGCTGAATTGGTGAAAGCAGATCCACTACCAAAGCAGCTTCGTGAAGGTAAAACTTTATTTAACAGTGCCAATATGGCAGATTCTCCGAACTTCCCAATGGCGGGAGACTTTTGGATGAGCTGTAATTCCTGTCACTTGGATGGTTTTAATTTCACCAACCGCCAGTTAATGGAAGATGGTAAAAAAGATCGATTTAGCAATGCGTTGACGGGTCACGTCGATGTCAGAAAGATGATTGCTGGTGATGTGATTGGCGCGTATATCGACATAATTCAGAAGACACAAGGCGGAATGGGTGGTGATCCAAGAGAGGACGCTTTACCTCTTATCAGTGTAGAAAGTCCGCCACTTGAAGCGGCAAAAATGATGTCTGCATTAAATGAATATGTTCGAGCCCCTGAAAATTTACCTTATCTTTCAACATGGCTTCGACTTGATGATAAAAAGCGTTATACACACCCTGACGAATGGGTTAATTCGGCAGAGTGTGCTGATTGCCATACTACCATTTATGATCAGTGGGCAGATTCAAACCATGGTATGAACATGGATCATCCGTACTATCGATTCCAAGAAGATGTTGCTGCACAAAGTGAAGGGGAAGAGTTTCGGGTACTTTGCCGAGGTTGCCATGCGCCACAAATGGTGATCAATAACGACACGAAAGCGTTGTCAGGTTTTGGCGATATGTACAGTAAAGGTGGGCAAGATTTAAAAGAAGCATTTGCACATGGAAAATCTGTGAGTGAACGTGGAACAGGGTGTGTTTTCTGTCATCGGGTAACCAAAGCTGAAAATGCTGGTGGTAACACAGATATGACCGTTAATATTAAAGACCGCGAGAGTTATGTCTTTGAAGATGCAAAAAATAGCATGCTGAAATGGTTGTCTGAAAAACAGATTAACGCACTTCCAGCGAAGCATAAAGCATCGTATTCAAATCCAGAGTTGTACCAGAGTTCGTTATATTGCGCGACATGCCATAATGAATTTACAACCGGTCAGGGGGCAAATATTAACGATAACTTCGGTGAGTGGTTGGCATCGCCTTTCAATGCACCCGATGATCCGAAGAAAAATAAAACCTGCATCGATTGTCACATGACCCAAGATGTAACTGATTTTGATAATCGTGTTGGTGGTCAATCGACGAATGATGGACCCGTTAAATCGAACTTACGTTCACATCACCTAGTCGGAGGGAACTATTACTTCACTGGGATGCGTAATCCAGAACACAAGAAAATGAGCATCGACATACTAAAAACGGCATTGACCCTTTCAGTCAATAAAGAAGGCAATCAGTTTGTTGCTAACGTCACCAATGTTAATTCTGGGCATGATATGCCGGGTGGTGCAAGGCGACAGGTTTGGCTGGAAGTTATCGCGACCGATGTAAATGGCAAAATCGTATATACCAGTGGTGTGATGAAAGATGGCTATATACCGAAAGATGCGCGTAAATTCATTAAAGTCGGTGTCGATAAAGACGGCAAGCCTGTCGGTTTACGTTTTTGGCGCTATGTGAAAATTGGTAAAGATACGAGAATTAAATCGGGTGAAACGCGTAGCGAGCGCTTTGAATTACCGCAAGATCTACAATATCCCATCACAGTGTCAACACGTGTTCTTTATCAAGTCTTTGCGAAGGGGCTTACAGAGAAGGTGCGTAACGCATATCCAGATGAAAACATTCCTGATCCAGAAGTAATTGAGTTGGAAAAAGTGGTAAAAACCTATAATCAAAACTGA